The following coding sequences are from one Gossypium hirsutum isolate 1008001.06 chromosome A12, Gossypium_hirsutum_v2.1, whole genome shotgun sequence window:
- the LOC121211073 gene encoding pentatricopeptide repeat-containing protein At5g50390, chloroplastic, with the protein MEISLACYQSISLDKIQNGFRFPSSIHEVFRTKPLFSDYCFRFNRRKCGNPCDKIKCFSLEQGLQPRRPKPKPSRNTDSDLKVTEETHVKRPSVGICSQIEKLAFCNRYREALELFEILELEGGFDVGLSTYDALVSACIGLGSVRAVKRVFSYMISNGFEPDQYMSNRVLLMHVKCGMMIDARSLFDEMPERNLVSWNTIIAGLVDVGDYFEAFRLFHLLWEEFSDCGSRTIATMIRASAGLEFISVGRQLHSAAVKFGVGEDIFVSCALIDMYGKCGSIEDAQWAFDEMPEKTTVGWNSIIAGYALHGYSEEALSMFYEMRDSGVKMDHFTFSMIIRICSRLASVEYAKQVHAGLIRHGFGLDIVANTALVDFYSKWGRVEDAKHVFDRMPCKNTISWNALIAGYGNHGRGAEAVELFEQMLREKMRPNHVTFLAVLSACSHSRLFERGWEIFQSMSRDHKIKPRAMHYACMIELLGQEGLLDEAFALIRRTPFKPTANMWAALLTASRVNVNLELGKYAAEKLYGMEPEKLSNYVVLLNIYHQSGKLKEAAGVLQTLRRKGLRMLPVCSWIEVNKQSLVFLSGDKSHVQTNEIYEKVDSLVHEISKHGYVPKEKTLLPDVDEQEQRILLYHSEKLAVAFGLINTMKGSPLQIAQNHRICNDCHNAIKLIALVTRREIVVRDASRFHHFKDGSCSCGDYW; encoded by the coding sequence ATGGAAATCTCACTTGCTTGTTACCAATCCATTTCATTAGATAAAATACAGAATGGTTTTCGCTTCCCTTCATCAATCCATGAGGTATTCAGAACAAAGCCTTTGTTTTCCGATTATTGTTTTCGATTCAATAGGAGAAAATGTGGTAACCCATGTGATAAAATTAAGTGTTTTTCTCTTGAGCAAGGGCTGCAGCCACGGCGGCCCAAGCCAAAACCTTCTAGGAATACTGACTCTGACTTGAAAGTAACAGAAGAGACCCATGTTAAAAGACCCAGTGTCGGGATTTGTAGTCAGATAGAGAAATTGGCTTTTTGTAATAGGTATAGGGAAGCGCTTGAATTGTTTGAGATTTTGGAACTTGAAGGTGGTTTTGATGTGGGTTTAAGCACGTATGACGCATTAGTGAGCGCTTGTATTGGGTTGGGATCTGTACGAGCAGTTAAGAGAGTATTTAGTTACATGATAAGTAATGGGTTTGAGCCGGATCAGTATATGAGTAACAGGGTGCTGCTTATGCATGTGAAATGTGGGATGATGATTGATGCACGTAGTTTATTTGATGAAATGCCGGAGAGGAATTTGGTTTCATGGAATACCATCATAGCTGGTCTGGTCGATGTTGGGGATTACTTCGAGGCGTTTAGGTTGTTTCATCTTTTGTGGGAGGAGTTCTCTGATTGTGGATCTCGAACTATAGCGACAATGATCCGGGCATCTGCAGGGCTCGAATTCATTTCAGTAGGAAGGCAGCTACATTCAGCTGCAGTGAAGTTCGGTGTAGGTGAAGATATCTTCGTGTCTTGTGCACTGATTGACATGTATGGTAAGTGTGGCAGTATTGAAGATGCTCAATGGGCTTTTGATGAGATGCCAGAGAAGACTACTGTAGGATGGAATTCAATTATAGCAGGTTATGCTCTTCATGGTTACAGTGAGGAAGCACTAAGTATGTTCTATGAGATGCGTGATTCTGGTGTCAAAATGGACCATTTCACGTTTTCAATGATTATCAGAATTTGTTCAAGGTTAGCTTCAGTTGAATATGCCAAGCAAGTTCATGCAGGTCTGATTCGCCATGGATTTGGGTTGGACATTGTGGCTAACACCGCTCTCGTGGACTTCTATAGCAAATGGGGGAGAGTAGAAGATGCTAAACATGTTTTTGACAGGATGCCTTGCAAGAATACAATATCTTGGAATGCTTTAATTGCTGGATATGGTAATCATGGTCGGGGAGCTGAGGCCGTGGAATTGTTTGAGCAAATGCTTCGAGAAAAAATGAGACCTAACCATGTTACTTTTCTTGCTGTGTTATCTGCTTGTAGCCACTCAAGATTATTTGAACGTGGTTGGGAAATTTTTCAGTCGATGAGTAGAGATCACAAGATCAAACCCCGTGCAATGCATTATGCTTGTATGATTGAATTATTAGGTCAAGAGGGACTTCTAGATGAAGCCTTTGCATTGATAAGACGTACTCCCTTCAAGCCTACGGCAAATATGTGGGCTGCACTGTTAACTGCCAGTCGTGTTAATGTGAATTTGGAGCTTGGGAAATATGCAGCCGAGAAATTGTATGGGATGGAACCTGAAAAGCTTAGTAATTATGTTGTACTTTTGAATATCTACCACCAATCAGGCAAGTTAAAGGAAGCAGCCGGTGTTTTGCAGACTTTGAGAAGAAAGGGCTTGCGAATGCTTCCTGTCTGCAGTTGGATTGAAGTTAATAAACAATCACTTGTTTTCCTTTCTGGAGACAAATCCCACGTCCAGACCAATGAGATTTATGAGAAAGTTGATAGCTTGGTACACGAAATCTCAAAGCATGGTTATGTTCCAAAGGAGAAAACTCTGCTTCCTGATGTGGACGAGCAGGAGCAGCGCATATTGCTGTACCACAGTGAGAAATTAGCAGTAGCTTTTGGTCTGATAAATACTATGAAAGGATCCCCTTTGCAAATCGCGCAGAACCATCGAATTTGCAATGACTGCCACAATGCTATCAAGTTGATAGCTTTGGTCACTCGGAGAGAAATCGTTGTGAGGGATGCTAGTAGATTTCACCATTTCAAAGATGGGAGCTGTTCCTGTGGTGATTATTGGTGA